A region from the Nocardioides exalbidus genome encodes:
- a CDS encoding right-handed parallel beta-helix repeat-containing protein, with amino-acid sequence MRAAVLALAAGLLVAAPASASYDDPSRAQAPRTWHVGPDRDLTTPSAAAAVAGDGDTVLIDPGTYAGDVATWTQDDLTLRGDGGRVHLRADGNDAQGKAIWVVAGDRTTVDRIEFSGATVPDRNGAGIRAEGTDLTVTRSWFHHNEMGILTGADPESDLVISRSRFFRNGFGDGYSHNLYVGNVRSLTVTGSWLSRADTGHEIKSRAARNTIVGNRISDGDATASYSIDLPNGGLSLVAGNVVVQGPRSENPALVSYGAEGLTNPSRTLWVVHNTFVNQRSSGTFVNLAPAARAHLRNNLLVGPGDLTSGATPSAVDAWANRRVGLSGFADPGREDFRLLASSSAVDRGVAVPRRWRPRWEYAAPAGQVRRPAVGRPDLGAYELR; translated from the coding sequence GTGCGCGCCGCGGTCCTCGCCCTCGCTGCCGGGCTGCTCGTCGCCGCACCCGCGAGTGCGTCGTACGACGACCCCTCCCGCGCGCAGGCACCGCGCACGTGGCACGTGGGTCCCGACCGCGATCTCACGACGCCCAGCGCGGCGGCGGCCGTGGCGGGCGACGGGGACACCGTCCTGATCGACCCGGGGACCTACGCCGGCGACGTCGCGACGTGGACCCAGGACGACCTGACCCTGCGCGGGGACGGCGGCCGGGTGCACCTGCGCGCCGACGGCAACGACGCGCAGGGCAAGGCGATCTGGGTCGTCGCCGGCGACCGCACCACCGTCGACCGGATCGAGTTCAGCGGCGCGACCGTGCCGGACCGGAACGGCGCCGGCATCCGCGCCGAGGGCACCGACCTCACCGTCACCCGCAGCTGGTTCCACCACAACGAGATGGGCATCCTCACCGGTGCCGACCCCGAGTCCGACCTCGTGATCAGCCGGTCGCGGTTCTTCCGCAACGGGTTCGGCGACGGCTACTCGCACAACCTCTACGTCGGCAACGTCCGCTCGCTGACCGTCACCGGCAGCTGGCTCTCGCGCGCCGACACCGGCCACGAGATCAAGTCGCGCGCGGCCCGCAACACCATCGTCGGCAACCGGATCAGCGACGGCGACGCGACCGCGAGCTATTCCATCGACCTGCCCAACGGCGGGCTGTCGCTCGTCGCCGGCAACGTGGTCGTGCAGGGCCCCCGCTCGGAGAACCCGGCCCTCGTCTCCTACGGCGCCGAGGGGCTCACCAACCCGAGCCGCACGCTCTGGGTCGTGCACAACACCTTCGTCAACCAGCGCTCGTCGGGCACGTTCGTGAACCTCGCCCCCGCCGCCCGCGCCCACCTGCGCAACAACCTGCTCGTCGGCCCCGGCGACCTCACGTCAGGCGCCACGCCCTCGGCCGTCGACGCCTGGGCCAACCGCCGCGTGGGCCTGTCCGGCTTCGCCGACCCGGGCCGCGAGGACTTCCGCCTGCTCGCCTCCTCGTCCGCCGTCGACCGCGGCGTGGCGGTGCCGAGGCGCTGGCGCCCGCGCTGGGAGTACGCCGCCCCGGCCGGCCAGGTGCGCCGGCCGGCCGTCGGGCGCCCCGACCTCGGCGCGTACGAGCTCCGGTGA
- a CDS encoding phospho-sugar mutase encodes MTDQTDLIETARAWAAEDPDEQTRTELEAVVAAAERGEETDLADRFAGTLEFGTAGLRGALGAGPNRMNRVVVTRAAAGLAAYLTDTGHAGGSVVIGFDARHNSDVFARDTAEIMTGAGFKALVMPRTLPTPLLAYAIRELGCAAGVMVTASHNPPQDNGYKVYLGDGSQIVPPADIEIADRIAAVGALADLPRGDAGGLVSEEIVDRYLDTVAELAEDGPRDLTLVYTPLHGVGGTTVAQVLETAGFEAPHVVEQQEDPDPDFPTVAFPNPEEPGAMDLAMALAAERKADLVVANDPDADRCAVAVPDAHGWRMLRGDEVGALLAHHLIRRGRTGTYANSIVSSSLLGKMAAAAGQPHEETLTGFKWIGRVDGLAFGYEEALGYCCDPEHVKDKDGVSALLLVCELAASAKADGRTLTDLLDDIAHEHGLHATDQLSVRFDDLADIPATMDRLRAAPPTTLGGLAVERAEDLSEGSDLLPPTDGLRYSLAEGARVIVRPSGTEPKVKCYLEVVIPVEPGTGGSGVDAARISAAGRLDAIKADLRTSAFGA; translated from the coding sequence ATGACCGACCAGACCGACCTGATCGAGACCGCCCGCGCGTGGGCGGCCGAGGACCCCGACGAGCAGACGCGGACCGAGCTCGAGGCGGTCGTCGCCGCCGCGGAGCGCGGCGAGGAGACCGATCTCGCCGACCGCTTCGCCGGGACGCTCGAGTTCGGCACGGCCGGCCTGCGCGGCGCCCTCGGCGCCGGTCCGAACCGGATGAACCGCGTCGTGGTCACCCGCGCGGCGGCCGGACTGGCGGCCTACCTCACGGACACCGGCCACGCGGGCGGATCCGTCGTGATCGGCTTCGACGCCCGCCACAACTCCGACGTCTTCGCGCGCGACACCGCCGAGATCATGACCGGCGCCGGCTTCAAGGCCCTCGTCATGCCGCGCACGCTGCCCACCCCCCTGCTGGCCTACGCGATCCGCGAGCTCGGCTGCGCGGCCGGCGTGATGGTCACCGCGAGCCACAACCCGCCGCAGGACAACGGCTACAAGGTCTACCTCGGCGACGGCAGCCAGATCGTGCCGCCCGCCGACATCGAGATCGCCGACCGGATCGCCGCCGTCGGCGCGCTCGCCGACCTGCCGCGCGGTGATGCCGGGGGCCTCGTCTCCGAGGAGATCGTCGACCGCTACCTCGACACCGTCGCCGAGCTCGCCGAGGACGGCCCGCGCGACCTCACGCTCGTCTACACACCGCTGCACGGCGTGGGCGGCACGACGGTCGCGCAGGTGCTGGAGACGGCCGGCTTCGAGGCGCCCCACGTCGTCGAGCAGCAGGAGGACCCCGACCCCGACTTCCCGACCGTCGCCTTCCCCAACCCCGAGGAGCCGGGCGCGATGGACCTCGCCATGGCCCTCGCAGCGGAGAGGAAGGCCGACCTGGTCGTGGCCAACGACCCCGACGCCGACCGCTGCGCGGTCGCGGTGCCCGACGCCCACGGCTGGCGGATGCTGCGCGGCGACGAGGTCGGCGCGCTGCTCGCCCACCACCTGATCCGCCGCGGCCGCACCGGCACCTACGCCAACTCGATCGTCTCCTCCAGCCTGCTCGGCAAGATGGCCGCGGCCGCCGGCCAGCCGCACGAGGAGACCCTCACCGGGTTCAAGTGGATCGGCCGCGTCGACGGCCTCGCCTTCGGCTACGAGGAGGCGCTCGGCTACTGCTGCGACCCCGAGCACGTGAAGGACAAGGACGGCGTCTCGGCGCTGCTGCTCGTCTGCGAGCTCGCCGCCTCTGCGAAGGCCGACGGGCGCACGCTCACCGACCTCCTCGACGACATCGCCCACGAGCACGGCCTCCACGCCACCGACCAGCTCTCGGTGCGCTTCGACGACCTCGCCGACATCCCGGCGACGATGGACCGGCTGCGCGCGGCTCCGCCGACCACACTGGGCGGGCTGGCGGTCGAGAGGGCCGAGGACCTCTCGGAGGGCTCCGACCTCCTGCCGCCCACCGACGGCCTGCGCTACTCCCTCGCCGAGGGTGCGCGCGTGATCGTCCGCCCGAGCGGCACCGAGCCGAAGGTGAAGTGCTACCTCGAGGTCGTCATCCCCGTCGAGCCCGGCACCGGCGGCAGCGGCGTCGACGCCGCCCGGATCTCCGCCGCCGGCCGGCTCGACGCGATCAAGGCCGACCTCCGGACCTCCGCCTTCGGCGCCTGA